A window of Citrus sinensis cultivar Valencia sweet orange chromosome 7, DVS_A1.0, whole genome shotgun sequence contains these coding sequences:
- the LOC102619037 gene encoding uncharacterized protein LOC102619037: MDKRKVAVPLVCHGHSRPVVDLFYSPITPDGFFLVSASKDSSPMLRNGETGDWIGTFEGHKGAVWSCCLDANALFSASGSADFTAKLWDALTGDEKHSFEHKHIVRACAFSEDTHLLLTGGFEKILRIFDLNRPDASPREVGNSSGSIRTVAWLHSDQTILSSCTDSGGVRLWDARSGKIVQTLETKSPVTSAEVSRDGRYITTADGSSVKFWDANHFGLVKSYNMPCNTESASLEPKLGNIFIAGGEDMWVHVFDFHTGEQIGCNKGHHGPVHCVRFSPGGESYASGSEDGTIRIWQTNPPNHEENHSGTGNAQTGKLKASTDEVTRKIEGFHINKEGKAEEKQKIANA, translated from the exons ATGGACAAGAGAAAAGTGGCAGTGCCATTAGTCTGCCACGGGCACTCACGGCCAGTGGTCGATTTATTTTACAGTCCGATCACTCCTGATGGGTTCTTTCTTGTCAGTGCTAGCAAGG ATTCTAGTCCAATGTTGAGAAATGGGGAGACTGGGGATTGGATTGGTACCTTTGAAGGACATAAAGGTGCAGTGTGGAGTTGCTGCCTGGATGCTAATGCTTTATTTTCTGCATCTGGCTCGGCAGATTTTACTGC GAAATTATGGGATGCATTGACTGGGGACGAAAAACACTCCTTTGAACACAAGCATATTGTCCGAGCATGTGCTTTTTCGGag GACACACATCTTTTACTCACTGGGGGGTTTGAGAAAATTCTTCgaatatttgatttgaatCGTCCAGATGCATCTCCAAGAGAAGTTGGCAATTCTTCTGGTTCAATTAGAACCGTTGCATGGCTTCACAGTGACCAGACAATACTAAGTTCCTGCACTGATAGCGGTGGTGTGAG GTTATGGGATGCTAGAAGTGGCAAAATTGTCCAAACTCTTGAGACCAAGTCACCTGTTACCAGTGCTGAAGTGAGTCGGGATGGTCGCTACATAACTACAGCTGATGGTTCTAGTGTTAAGTTTTGGGATGCAAATCA TTTCGGATTGGTAAAGAGCTACAATATGCCATGCAATACAGAGTCAGCTTCATTGGAACCAAAACTTGGCAATATATTCATTGCTGGAGGAGAAGATATGTGGGTTCATGTATTTGATTTCCATACCGGAGAACAGATCG GATGCAACAAAGGTCACCATGGTCCTGTCCACTGCGTGCGGTTTTCACCTGGAGGAGAATCCTATGCTTCAGGATCAGAAGATGGCACAATTAGAATATGGCAGACGAACCCTCCAAATCACGAAGAGAATCATTCAGGCACTGGGAATGCTCAAACTGGGAAACTAAAAGCTTCAACTGATGAGGTTACCCGCAAAATTGAGGGCTTTCATATAAACAAAGAAGGAAAGGCCGAAGAAAAGCAGAAGATTGCAAATGCATAA